Below is a window of Meiothermus cerbereus DSM 11376 DNA.
CGCCTCGTCCCGCAGCCGCTGTACCCTGACCTGGATAAACCCCCAGCTACTGCGTACCTGGCTGGTGCGTTGTCCCACCCTCCTCCACCCCTTCGGTAGCTCCAGGGGGGGAAGGCGCCTGGGTCTCTTCCACCAGGCCTTGCATCAGCGTCCTGAGGAGTTCCGGGTTATGTCGCAGCATGGCCCGTTCGATGTCCGCCAGTCCACTCCCCGCTTCCAGGCTTAGTTCCAGGTCTTCCATGTACCGCTCAAAGGCTTGGCGTGCTTTCGTTTTCCAGTCTTTCATGCCTTATTCTGGCATACGGATTTTTAGAGATGCACCCTGGTCGCACAGCCAAGATGCTACAATTGCCTTATGGCTTCCAGGCCCCTGCCCACCAACCTCAGCCCGGAGGAATACCTTCGCTTCGAAGAGCATTCCCAGACCCGGCACGAGTATGTGGATGGCATCGTTTACGAGATGCCGGGCGAGTCGCTGGAGCATAACCAGATTGCGGGCAATATTTACGCTGAGTTAAGGAAACCGGCCAGGGCCTTAGGTTGCAAGCTGGCCATCGAGGGCGTCAAGCTCTGGCTGCCCCAGCTCAACCGCTACTACTACCCCGACGTGATGGTGCTGTGTGACCCCCGCGACACCGACAGCCACATCTTCCGGTATCCCTGCTTCATCGCCGAGGTTATCTCACCCCACACCGAGGCCACCGACCGCCGGGAAAAGCTACAAGCTTATAAAAGCATCGAGACCCTGCAAACCTACTGGATCGTAGACCCCAGCACGCGCAGCCTCGAGGTTTTCGAGCGCCGCCAGGGCTGGCAGGGCCTGCGGCTGGAGGCGGGCAGCGCACGGGTGGGGTGCTTGAACCTCGAGGTAAGCCTCGAGGATCTCTTCAGCCTGGCCTGAGCGCGAAAGTCTGCCCTGGGCGGTAGACTATAGAGCAAATGACCGCTCAAACCACAGACCTGGCTTTAGAAGTCCGGGCTTTCCTGCAAAGCGAGATCCTGCCCCTTGAGCCCATTTTCCTCAAACACGGCTTCAAGGCGGTGCTGCCCCAGCTGCAAGACGTGCGGCAGAAGGTAAAGGCTAAGGGCTGGTGGCTGCCCCCGTTGCACCCACCTCATGGCATGGGCCTGAGTCTGAGCGCCTTCGCCCGCTTGAGCGAGGAGCTGGGCCGCAGCCCGCTGGGGCACTATGCCTTCAACACCCAGGCCCCCGACATCGGCAATATGGAGGTGCTGCTCAAACATGGCACGCCGGCGCAAAAAGAGCGCTTTTTAGAGCCGCTGGTGCAGGGCGAGGTTCGCAGCTCCTTTGGCATGACCGAGCCCGAGTACCCTGGCTCCAACCCGGTCTGGATGAACACAAAAGCGGTGCTCGAGGGAGATGAGTGGGTCATCAACGGGCACAAGTGGTACACCACTGGCTTCGAGGGCTCGAGCTTCTGCATCGTAATGTGCATCACCGACCCCGACCAGCCCAACCCCTACGCCCGGGCCAGCCAGATCATCGTGCCCACCGATACCCCCGGCTTTCAGCAGGTGCGCAAAATTTCGGTGATGGGCGAGGCGGGTGAGGACTGGATGAGCCACTCCGAGATTCGGCTTGAAAACGTGCGGGTACCCCAGGAGAACCTGCTGGGTGCGCGGGGCAAAGGATTTGCCATCGCCCAGGAACGGCTGGGGCCGGGGCGCATCCACCACGCTATGCGCTGGATTGGCATCGCCCAGCGCAGCCTCGAGCTGATGTGCGGGTATGCCGCCCGGCGCGAGCTTTCCCCCGGCAAACCCCTGGGTTCGCGCCAGGCCATCCAACATCTGATTGCCGAATCGAAAGCCGAGATTCACGCGGCCCGGCTAATGGTGCTGGACGCTGCCGAGAAGGTGGAGCAGCAGGGGGCCGAGGGGGCTAAAGTGGAAATTTCGCTCATCAAATTCTTTGTGGCGGGCGTTTTGCAAAGGGTGCTGGATCGGGCCATCCAGGTACACGGGGGCCTGGGGATGTCCGACGACCTGCCGCTCTCGTTTTTCTACCGCCACGAGCGGGCCGCTCGCATCTACGACGGGGCTGACGAGGTACACAAAAGCGTGGTGGCCAGGGCGCTGCTCAAGGAGTATGGCGTGGAGGTTTCGCTCTGAATGATGACCGATCAGCCCACCCAGATTCGGCCCGGTGAAGAACTAGACACCGCCCGGCTGCAAGCCTATCTGTTGGAGCATCTTCCGGGTGCTAGGGGTAGCCTCGAGGTCTTGCAGTTTCCCAGCGGTTTTTCCAACCTGACCTACCTGCTCAGGCTAGGCGAGCAGGAACTGGTGTTGCGCCGCCCGCCCTTTGGGGCCAATATCAGGACCGCCCACGACATGGGGCGCGAGTACCGGATTCTCTTGGCTCTCAAGCCGGTATACCCCAAGGTGCCCCAGCCCTTGCTGTACTGTGCCGACGAAAACGTACTGGGGGCTCCGTTTTATGTGATGGAGCGCCTGCACGGGGTGATTTTGCGCACCCAGCCCCCAGCGGGCCTGACCCCCGAGCGCATGCGGGGGGTTTGCCAGGCGGCCCTCGAGGCCCTGGTCGAGCTGCATAGCCTGGACTATCAGAAAGCGGGCCTGGGGGATCTGGGCAGACCCGAGGGCTACGTGGAGCGGCAGGTGCGGGGCTGGATAGAGCGTTACCAGAAGGCCCGCACCGACACCATCCCCGGCATGGAACGTGCGATGGAATGGCTGACCGCGCACATGCCCTCCGAATCGGGTACAGCCCTCATCCACAACGACTTCAAATACGACAACCTGCTGCTAGACCCCGCCGACCTCACCCGGGTGATTGCCGTGCTGGACTGGGAGATGGCCACCCTGGGCGACCCCCTGATGGATCTGGGCACTACCCTGGGCTACTGGGCGCAGGAGGACGATCCACCGGGCCTTAAACGCTTTGGCCTGACCCACCTGCCGGGCAACCTGAGCCGGGCCGAGCTGGTCGAGGCCTACGCCGCCCGCACAGGTCGCGACGTGTCCAACATGGTGTTTTACTATGTTTTTGGCCTGTTCAAGGTGGGCGTCATCATGCAGCAAATTTACGCCCGCTATCAAAAGGGGCTCACCCGCGATGAACGCTTTGGTGTGCTCATACACCTGATTGGCGAAATCGGGCAGAAGATTCAAAAAGCCATAGGGACGGGAAAGCTCTGAGGGCAAAAAGCAGCGGCCTGATGGGGAATGCATGGGGGCTGGTTTATATCGGCTTCACAGGGATACTCTTCCAACTGGAGCACTCTTCACAAATATTGAGCTGTTCACAACTTGATTGCTTTGCCCTGCACAGCACAGAGGCAAAGTCTGCGAAGAGTGCGATATCCAATGAGGTGCATCTCTGTGAAGTCCAGCGCGCTCCCTGGTGAACATCCGCACCAGTGGTCTGACCCAAAGGGGTTCGCTGGGGGTGAACAGTCCCTGTTCAGGTAGCTACTCACCCAAACTCGTTAGACCCAGCCGGTTCTGGCCTGACCCGGAGCGGTCTTCAGAGAAATAGCGAAAACCGCTCCAACCAGCGCAGAGCTATCCGGCCCAACAGGCCAGCACCTCGGCCAACAAACGCGCGCCTACCAGCGCCCCCAGTCCGCTGTTATCCAGATTAGGTGCGAGTTCGACAAAGTCGAAGCCAACGAGCTGGTTTTGCTCGAGCGTTCGTCGCACCACCTGCAAGGCTTCCCCGTAGGTCAGCCCCTCCACCTCTGGGCTGCTGGTAGCGGGCATGATGGAGGGGTTCAGAACGTCGGCATCGAAACTGATATAGACCTTCTTACCTTTGGGTAGTTGCTCGAGTACCCAGGGCAGGTTTTCCTGTACCCTTTGGCTGCCGATAAGGGTGTGCCCCCTGGATTTGGCAGCATAGTAGGCCTCAGGATTGGTTCGTAGGCCGCGCAACCCCACGACTGTGATGTGCTTAAGCCCCGGCACATCCTCTACTGCCCTGCGAAAAGGTGAGGAGTTGGCGTAGCGGGTGGCGTTGCGGGTATCAGAAAAGTCCAGGTGGGCGTCGAGCTGAACGATGTGGAGTTCATCCAGGTCGTCGTAGGCCCGCAGGATTGGGTAGGTAACGGAGTGGTCGCCCCCCACAAAAACAGGGAGTTTTACCCGCTGCCGGAGCGTGCGGGCAGCATCGCTAATACGCCGGAAGGACTCCTGGTACTCCAGCTGGGCGGGGTCTACATCGCCCGCGTCTACCAAGGTGACGCCCCGTAAGAGGTAGCTTTCGGTCTGTGGGTCGAAGTAGCCCTCTGGCCCTGGGGCATAACGGCCCGATGCCTCCCGCAGCGCACCAGGAGCGAAACGGGCTCCAGGGCGATAACCCACCGCAAAGTCGTAGGGAAGGCCCAGAAGCCCCACATCCGCCTGCCAGTTATCTGAAAGGGGCCGGTAGGGTGCCTTAAAGAAGGTGGCTGGGCCGGTAAAAGCAAGCTCTGTGTATCGCATAAGCAGGGTTCCTTTTTACATTTTGCGGCACAACCGTTGGGTTGCACCTTGCTCAATCCCAATCAGGAAGTTCCAGGCTTGTTTTTTGCCGCAGGGAAACTCGAAAACATGCCTCTAGGTTAGCCACATTGTGGCATCCCCCGGCAGACATATCCTTGTTTTGGTGCAGCGGCAAAATAGCGAAGACCGCGATAGAGCGGCTGAACCCCAAGCCATCGGAGAGCCCGCTAGTGAGTCTGGCGATTGCCCCGATAGACCAGCAGTACCCATAACAAAAGGTGGACGCTCAGGGCCATGCCGCTCAGGGCAATCCCCCAGCCACTGCCCAGACGCCACAGCCACAGGCCCCCGGCGAAAACCAGCAACACCATCAGGCCCCAACCCTGGCTGTAGGTGGGACTACCGGGGAAAAAAAGCTGAACCGCCCGCCGCCAGGCCAGGTTGTTGCCGGTGTCCTGGGGTTTGGGCAGGAAGAAGCAAAGCAGGTGGTACAGCGTCAGCAACAGGATGATGACGGCAACGCTCCAGGCCCAGAGTGAGCTGGGCCAGATGGGAAGGTCGCGCCAGGTGGCGATAAAGTCTGAAGTGAGGCTCTGCAAGCCGCTCAGAGCCACTGCCGCAGCGATGATCCGTGGTGTTGGAACGGCCTCGCGCACGACCCCGGCCTCGCGATAAACCTGGGTCCAGAAGTCGCCTCCCAGGCCCAGGGCTTCCCGCACGGCTGCAGAGGAAGGCGCCCGTTGATAGGCCTGTGCCAGGGCCTCGGGCGTGCCACGCCCCAGCAGCACGTAAGTCCAGGGGGTGGCTGCCTGGTAGAGCCGCGCTGCTTCAGCGGGGTTCTCCTTAGCCTGGGCATAGGCCAGCAGGCCTCGCAAGGGGGCGGTGTTGGCAAAACTGCGCAGGGTTTCCAGGGCTGCGCTCGAGCGCAAGGTGGCGCGCATGAGGCTGTCCTGAGCCAAAAGGGCCTCAGAGCGGGCCATAAAACCCCAGCCCAGGAGGGTTAATGCAGCCAGCAGAAACAATAACAGCAGTAAGGTGCGCTCACCGATAGTGGTATAGGCCAGCACGCTGTGCCGCAAGCGCAGCAGCGGGTGTCGCAGCCAGCCAGCCAGCCAGCCTCCACTGGGGCGCACCCCCCGTAGCTGAGCCGGCAGGTACATGAGGGTCAGGTACAGCAACATCAGGCCATAAAGCCCCAGCAACACCCAGGTCGCGGAGGCCATGTTGGCCGAGGTGAAGGGGGGTTGCCAGCTTGCAACCTGGCGCAGGGCCTCGCGGTAACGCTGTTCCAGGTCTGGGCGGCCCTGGGCCTCGAGCCAGTCGACCTGTTCCCAAAGCACAGCTTTGGCGCCGGGCAACTGGGGTAGGTACTTCAGAAAAAAGTCCGACCAGAGCAGGCTTTGCTCGAGCCCCTGTTTTCGTGCAGCCCGTACCTGCATCAGCCAGGGCTCGAGCCACTGCATAACCCCCTGCCCCCAGGCCAGCTCGGGACGATGGCCACGCTGTAGCAAATCCCGCCCAATGGCCTCGAGGTCGGTGGGTCGAATGCTTTTTGTGTCGAGGCTAAAGAAATACCAGTACGGGCGGTTGGTGGTAGGGCTCAGATCGAGCGCGCCTGCCCCGGCAGCGCTTAGCGTATCGAGATATTCACGAATCACCCCCAGGCTCTCCCAACGGCCCTCGTAGGGCTTTCCGGCAAAAGCCCCCAGGCCCAGCCGCCGGCCATCCTCCAACAACACCGTTAGCTCGGCATCGGCTTCCAGCGCCCGAACCTCTGCAGGGGGGTAGTGCTGGGCCACCACCTTGCGCCCTTGAAGGTCTATTTCCAGCACCAGTGGGCCCCGGGCAATAAAAGCCCGCTGGCCCAGAACTTTTGGGCCAATCCACTCCCCCTTGAGCGGTAGCTTCCAGTCCCCCAGAACCAGCCCCTCGGGCGTCAGGGACGGGAGCGCTGTTTCTGGCCCAACCGGGGCAGCGGGCGCAGCTTGTCCAGTGCCAACTCGAGTCTGCGCTTGTATGGTGCGCTCGCCTACCTGAACGCTGATTTTGTACACGCCCTCTGCTGGGGGTGTCCAGGTGGTGGCCAGGTTGCCGTTGAAGGTCTCGAGGTCTACTTCAGTGGTGGTTGATGCAGAGGCAATCTTGAGGGAGTAGCGGCCCGGAGGAAAGTCTGCCCCACGTATTTCCAGGGCCTGGCCAACCTGAGCTTCGGGGGGCACGGTCAGGCTCTGGGCCAGGGCCATGCCAAAAAGGAGAATGCCCGCCATCCAGCGCATAGCGCTATTGTATTCCACAGCCTAGTGAGACCGTAAACACAATTTTTGCCTGGGCATCCTCTCCCCGCAGCGTTTCCAGCCGCCTGGTCGTGGCTTACATTAACCCCACCTGAAGCTTTCTGTTTAGGGTAGGTCAAAACCGACCCGATGCATGGGCAGCTCTTGGCGTAGCTTCAGGTGGGGGCCCCAGCAAAAAGAACTCAAAGGCATTTCTTATACCAGATTCGGTTAGTTCGTCACCGAACGGTGACGAACTAACCCGACCAAAGGGAGTGCTCTAGGATTCAAAAAGATAGCCTCTTAGCGCTTTTTGTTTGAAGATTATCTTTTTGAATCCGGTATTACTGGTAAAAAGCTAGATGCAAGCGGGTGCTGTACTATACTGAAGTTCGGGTCTACCGCAGGTAGACTTCTGGAGGTTTTGTTCAATGTTAGACAAAAAACCGGTATACCTTACCGCCGAGGGTAAAGCGCGGCTCGAGCAGGAACTCGCCTATTTGAAAACCGAAAAAGTGCAGCAGATTGCCGATGAGATGGGCCGGGCCATCGCCGAGGGCGACTTGCGTGAAAATGCTGGCTACGATGAAGCGCGGCGGGCCATGTGGCAAAACAACACCCGCATTGCGGAGCTCGAGGATATCCTCAGCCGGGTGCAGATTGTGGAATCGGGCAATGGCATCCCCAGCGAGGTACAGCTCGGCGTAACGGTGGAGCTCGAGACCCCTACGGGCCAGCGCATGAGCGTTACCATGGTCGGAAGCCACGAAGCCGACGTGTTCAGTGGCAAAATTTCCAACGAGTCCCCCTTGGGCCAGGCTTTGATGGGCAAGAAGGTCGGCGATGAGGTGCAGGTCAAGAGCCCCAAAGGTAGCCAGACCTACGTTGTGGTTGAGCTTGTGTACGCCTGATCTCTAGCGGGGAGTCCACCTGCCTTCACAAAGATGTGGTTTCTTGGATTTGACGACGTTCGTCGTCAAATCGGCATATGATCCTTCCCAAACCTCGGGCCCAAACCTCGGGGAAACGGGCGGGCTTTCCGCCTGGGCGCTTTGGCGTTAGGCTAGTCAGGTATGCGAATTTTGGTGGCTAACGACGACGGTATCTTTTCTCCCGGAATCAAGGCTCTGGCCTTTGCTTTGCGCGAACTTGCCGAAGTAAACGTGGTGGCTCCCGATGTCGAACAGTCCGGCGTGGGCCACAGCATCACCTTTCGCCGCCCCCTGCGCTTTAAGCACACTGCCTCGGCGGGGTTTGGCGAGATTCCAGCCTACCGCGTAGACGGGACGCCAGCAGACTGTGTGGTGCTGGGCAGTCGCCTGCTGGGCTGGCCCAATTTGGTGGTCTCGGGCATCAACATCGGGGTTAACATGGGCCTCGACCTGACCCACTCGGGTACTGTGGCGGCTGCTCTGGAAGGGGCCTCACTGGGCATTCCCTCGATTGCCTTCAGCCTTGATGCCTCCGGCGAAGAGCTGCATTTTGAAGAGGCCGCCCAGTATGCTGTGCCGATTGCGCGCTGGGTGATGAAGCACGGCTTACCTGAGAAAACCCTGCTCAATGTGAATTTCCCCAATCGAACACCGCGGGGTGTCAAGATAACCCGCCTTTCTACCCACCGCTACGAAGATTCCATTGTCGAACGGGAAGACCCCGAAGGCCGTCCTTACTACTGGGTTGCGGGCAAGCCCACCGCCGAACTGGAAGAAGGCACCGATTTCTGGGCGGTTCAACAGGGCTATATTTCCGTGACCCCCATTACGCTCGACTATACCAACCATGCTTTTGCCAGCGAGCTTGAGCAAAAGTTCAGGGTGCGTAGCCCAAAAGCGGTCCATACCAAACGCAGCCGAAAACCACTTTAGAGAAGAGGGTGTGCGGGCTGCTGAAGAAATAGGCTGCTGGTCTCATAAAAACCTATAATGTGAGCCATTCCTTAGTAGATTAGCCATATTTCTCATGAGAAATCCGACTACCCTACTGGTATGGAAGGAATGGATCAACCCCTGATCCTGATCGTCGAAGACGAAAAGGACATCGCCCGCTTTATTGAGCTCGAGCTCCAGGCCGAAGGTTACCGCACCGAGGTGGCCTACGATGGCATCACGGGTCTATCGCGTTTTCGTGAGACCAACCCCAACCTGGTGGTCATGGACTTGATGCTGCCGGTGATGGATGGCCTCGAGGTAGCCCGCCGGATCCGCAAGACCTCCAACGTGCCCATCGTCATCCTTACCGCCAAAGACCGGGTGGAGGACAAGGTAGAGGGGCTGGACGCTGGAGCCGATGACTACCTGGTCAAGCCCTTCAGCATCGAGGAGTTGCTGGCCCGTATCCGCGCCCACCTGCGCCGGGTAACCCCGGCCATTACCGGCGAAATTCGGGTCTCCGACCTGATCATCAACCTCGAGGGCCGCGAGGTCTACCGAGCGGGTCGGCGTATCGAGTTCTCTAACAAAGAGTTCGAGCTTTTAGAGTTACTGGCCAAGAGCCCCGGTAAGGTATTCAGCCGCTTTGAGATAGAAGAAAAGGTCTGGCCCGGCTACCAGGGTGGCTCCAACGTGGTGGATGTTTACATCGGTTACTTGCGCAAGAAGCTCGAGGGAACCGGCGAGCGCCGCCTGATTCATACTGTACGGGGCGTAGGATACGTGCTGCGCGAGGACTAAACTGCAACATACACACCCATGACCCTCCGCACCCGCATCACCCTGCTTACGCTGGCCCTGCTGGCTTTTTCGTTGCTGTTGATTGGGGGGTCGGTGTACGGCAGCTTGCAGTTTACCCTATACGACAACCTGCGCCGGGAACTCATCGAAACCTCCCAGACGGCCCAGCGCCTCATCCGCGAACAGGGCAACCTGGACGGCCTGCCGCTTACGGTTTATGGCCAGGCCCTATGGGTGCCGTTCCCCAATCCCACCCCCAGCGATATCCTGCAGGGGGCGGCCATTCCCATCGCAAAATCGCTGGCTATGGGTGACGCCACCCTGACCCTTTCGGAAAAGGGATTGCAGGAGGTATTGCGCTCGGGGGGGTTTTACACCCAGACCACCCTGACCCGCCCGGATGGCACCCAGATTCCCCTGCGAATGCGGGCTGAGCGCCTTGAAACCGAAATCGCTGGAATTCCCCAGGGCCCTCAGCTAGTAATCCTGATGGTGGGCAAGTCCACCGAGGGTATTGAGAGCACCCTGGCCGATTTTGCCCGTACCTACACCGCCACCGCCCTGCTGGTTCTAATTTTTGGCGGCTTATTAGCTTTTCGGTTGGTGCGACAGGCGCTCGAGCCCCTCGAATGGGTGGCTAAAAAAGCCGAACAGGTCAGCAACAAACCCGAAAAGCTACCAGAGCTCGAGGGCCACAACGAGGTAACCTCGTTGGTCAAATCGCTCAACCGCATGCTCGCGCGCCTCGAGAGCGCCTGGGAGACCCAAGGCCGCTTCCTAGCCGATGCTTCCCACGAGCTGCGAACCCCGGTAACGGCCATTTTGGGGCACGTCAACTACCTGCTGCGGCGGACGCAAATTACCGAACAGCAGCGGGAAAGCCTCGAGATCATCAAGCGCGAGTCCGAGCGGATGCAAAAGCTGGTGGGGGATTTGCTCGATCTCTCCAACGGTGGTAGCTGGAAGGTCGAGCTGGGCTCGGTTCACCTGAAGACCGTTTTAAACGAGATCGAGGAGGAGTACGGCAAAAGCTTCGAGGGCCAAATTGAGGTGCAGGCTCCTGAGCACGTCTGGGTACTGGGTGACCCCGAACGGCTGCATCAGGTCGTTGCCAACCTGGTTTCCAACGCTATTAAGGCCAACTCCACCCAGATCAGGCTAATTGTGCTCGACCTGGCTGAGCGGGTGGTGATCCGGGTGGAGGACAACGGCGAGGGCATCAGCAAAGAACACCTCCCTCACCTGTTTGAGCGCTTTTACCGGGTGGATAAAGCCCGCGACCGCGAGCGCGGCGGCAGCGGATTGGGGCTGGCCATTGTGCGCTCGATTGTAGAGGCTCACGGGGGCAAGGTTTGGGCCGAAAGCGAACCGGGCAAAGGCTCAGTTTTTAGCATCTCCCTCAAAAAGGCCTCGGCCCCGCACCCCCAGCTGGCCTGATCAAGCCCCACAAAACGGTCATTAGACTCGCAGATGTACCACAGTTACCCCATGCCCGCCCTCATGGGGGATTGCGTCGTGGAAGCGTTCGACCCGACGGTCGCGTTTGAGGGATTCGCGGAGCGCATTTCGTAAGGCCCCGGTGCCCTTGCCGTGCAGCAGACGGACAGGGGTGGTGGCGGTGGCCTTTGCTTCTGTGAGGAAATCGTCCACTGCCAGCAAGGCCTCCTCTACCGTAAGGCCCCGCAGGTTCAGTTCGTTGGGAATTTTGGCTTTATGCACCGTGCGACCTGCCGACGGCTCGGACCTGGGGGCGTGCTTGGGTTGAAGGCCTGCAACCGGCATGGTCAGCCGTACCGCCCCCATCTGTAAGACGGCTTCCTGTCCCCTAAGCTCCACTATGGTGGCCCGGCCACCGTATTCGGGTACCTCCACCACTGCGCCTACCTGCAAGCC
It encodes the following:
- a CDS encoding Uma2 family endonuclease, which encodes MASRPLPTNLSPEEYLRFEEHSQTRHEYVDGIVYEMPGESLEHNQIAGNIYAELRKPARALGCKLAIEGVKLWLPQLNRYYYPDVMVLCDPRDTDSHIFRYPCFIAEVISPHTEATDRREKLQAYKSIETLQTYWIVDPSTRSLEVFERRQGWQGLRLEAGSARVGCLNLEVSLEDLFSLA
- the greA gene encoding transcription elongation factor GreA; protein product: MLDKKPVYLTAEGKARLEQELAYLKTEKVQQIADEMGRAIAEGDLRENAGYDEARRAMWQNNTRIAELEDILSRVQIVESGNGIPSEVQLGVTVELETPTGQRMSVTMVGSHEADVFSGKISNESPLGQALMGKKVGDEVQVKSPKGSQTYVVVELVYA
- a CDS encoding sensor histidine kinase, whose translation is MTLRTRITLLTLALLAFSLLLIGGSVYGSLQFTLYDNLRRELIETSQTAQRLIREQGNLDGLPLTVYGQALWVPFPNPTPSDILQGAAIPIAKSLAMGDATLTLSEKGLQEVLRSGGFYTQTTLTRPDGTQIPLRMRAERLETEIAGIPQGPQLVILMVGKSTEGIESTLADFARTYTATALLVLIFGGLLAFRLVRQALEPLEWVAKKAEQVSNKPEKLPELEGHNEVTSLVKSLNRMLARLESAWETQGRFLADASHELRTPVTAILGHVNYLLRRTQITEQQRESLEIIKRESERMQKLVGDLLDLSNGGSWKVELGSVHLKTVLNEIEEEYGKSFEGQIEVQAPEHVWVLGDPERLHQVVANLVSNAIKANSTQIRLIVLDLAERVVIRVEDNGEGISKEHLPHLFERFYRVDKARDRERGGSGLGLAIVRSIVEAHGGKVWAESEPGKGSVFSISLKKASAPHPQLA
- the surE gene encoding 5'/3'-nucleotidase SurE; translation: MRILVANDDGIFSPGIKALAFALRELAEVNVVAPDVEQSGVGHSITFRRPLRFKHTASAGFGEIPAYRVDGTPADCVVLGSRLLGWPNLVVSGINIGVNMGLDLTHSGTVAAALEGASLGIPSIAFSLDASGEELHFEEAAQYAVPIARWVMKHGLPEKTLLNVNFPNRTPRGVKITRLSTHRYEDSIVEREDPEGRPYYWVAGKPTAELEEGTDFWAVQQGYISVTPITLDYTNHAFASELEQKFRVRSPKAVHTKRSRKPL
- a CDS encoding phosphotransferase family protein is translated as MTDQPTQIRPGEELDTARLQAYLLEHLPGARGSLEVLQFPSGFSNLTYLLRLGEQELVLRRPPFGANIRTAHDMGREYRILLALKPVYPKVPQPLLYCADENVLGAPFYVMERLHGVILRTQPPAGLTPERMRGVCQAALEALVELHSLDYQKAGLGDLGRPEGYVERQVRGWIERYQKARTDTIPGMERAMEWLTAHMPSESGTALIHNDFKYDNLLLDPADLTRVIAVLDWEMATLGDPLMDLGTTLGYWAQEDDPPGLKRFGLTHLPGNLSRAELVEAYAARTGRDVSNMVFYYVFGLFKVGVIMQQIYARYQKGLTRDERFGVLIHLIGEIGQKIQKAIGTGKL
- a CDS encoding arginase family protein gives rise to the protein MRYTELAFTGPATFFKAPYRPLSDNWQADVGLLGLPYDFAVGYRPGARFAPGALREASGRYAPGPEGYFDPQTESYLLRGVTLVDAGDVDPAQLEYQESFRRISDAARTLRQRVKLPVFVGGDHSVTYPILRAYDDLDELHIVQLDAHLDFSDTRNATRYANSSPFRRAVEDVPGLKHITVVGLRGLRTNPEAYYAAKSRGHTLIGSQRVQENLPWVLEQLPKGKKVYISFDADVLNPSIMPATSSPEVEGLTYGEALQVVRRTLEQNQLVGFDFVELAPNLDNSGLGALVGARLLAEVLACWAG
- a CDS encoding acyl-CoA dehydrogenase family protein, translated to MTAQTTDLALEVRAFLQSEILPLEPIFLKHGFKAVLPQLQDVRQKVKAKGWWLPPLHPPHGMGLSLSAFARLSEELGRSPLGHYAFNTQAPDIGNMEVLLKHGTPAQKERFLEPLVQGEVRSSFGMTEPEYPGSNPVWMNTKAVLEGDEWVINGHKWYTTGFEGSSFCIVMCITDPDQPNPYARASQIIVPTDTPGFQQVRKISVMGEAGEDWMSHSEIRLENVRVPQENLLGARGKGFAIAQERLGPGRIHHAMRWIGIAQRSLELMCGYAARRELSPGKPLGSRQAIQHLIAESKAEIHAARLMVLDAAEKVEQQGAEGAKVEISLIKFFVAGVLQRVLDRAIQVHGGLGMSDDLPLSFFYRHERAARIYDGADEVHKSVVARALLKEYGVEVSL
- a CDS encoding response regulator transcription factor, producing MDQPLILIVEDEKDIARFIELELQAEGYRTEVAYDGITGLSRFRETNPNLVVMDLMLPVMDGLEVARRIRKTSNVPIVILTAKDRVEDKVEGLDAGADDYLVKPFSIEELLARIRAHLRRVTPAITGEIRVSDLIINLEGREVYRAGRRIEFSNKEFELLELLAKSPGKVFSRFEIEEKVWPGYQGGSNVVDVYIGYLRKKLEGTGERRLIHTVRGVGYVLRED